The region GAGGCGCCTTCCCTTTTCGTCGTTGAGGACATTTTCTATTTTGTCGGTGAATCGGTCCAAGTCAGCTGTGGTGACCCCCTCGCTCCCGCATGCCGCGAAACAGTTATCCATTTCACTCGCATCTATATGACACACAGTCCATTCGAGACATCCTTATCgattttgtttactttgacTCGGTGACATCAATAACATCATTTTGTGTCCTATAAATAAACGGTTAATATTTCGTTAACTCcttcttttttaattattgaacGCATTGTAGGTACACGCTAGACTCAAAAACACTGTACAAGAAATCTTGATGATTCACTTTAGACGAGTAGAATAAGGTTAACTACAAAAATAGTCTTACATCACTCAACTCACGACGTTTTGGTTTGGGGCGCGTGCGTAAATACACTGAACTTATTTGTGTGCGTTCACTTCACGGTTAATCATGGTTGCGCgattaaattcaaattaattgaCCCGCCAAATCAAGTTTAGTCaaatgtgttttgttttattgaaacACAACACGGAGAGTGCGACTCTCATTGAGTTATTTCTGCACTAAGCGCTGTGGGGCCATTACATCACGATCCaggtaaaaaaaactgttccGTGACCTCGAAGGTAAAGTCGGCGGTTCATTCATGGGAAATAAGTATGCCTGTGAAGCGAAAACAATGGCCTTTACGGCGTATGTAGTCTCACCGCTCCCCTCTAGTTTATCGCTCACTGATTCAGTTCAGTAGTTGGCCTCGACGATCTTATGTTGTTAGCGGTAAGAGCTAAAATGTCTTATAAGTAGTTACTATCAGCAGAATACCTTCCTACCATaaaacaacgcggactcggatGGGccctcaaatatttttattttaagtaggtacctacattactTTACAAACTATCATCGTCCTAACTATCTGGACGGTCCTAcgaaaataattaactttaggtaggtaggtaccggcCTACTTATAAAAAGGGCATAAGTCATATATAAGTTAAGTCTCAAAAATAGTTAACtactaccctaccctacatGGCCTCCATAACTAACTACGTAGATTCTGTCTGATTTTTACGAGAGCCCATTATCTTACTTACCTAGCTGATTGTCAGCCACTGCTTTGTGGTTTTTAGCTGATGGCTGATGATTTaatgtgtaggtataaatatattttgtcttCCTCTTATCAGTTTGTCACCgttggtgaaaggattagccagtaaGGGCTCCCGCACACGGGCCACCGCCCACAACCACAAAACGCCGCCTCTAGCATATTTCCTGTAATTTTCGTACATTTTACGCCGTTGGCGTTGGTTGACGCCGGTGGCGGCCACACGCTTCAAATCGTTCCGATACAAAAGCTTTTCGTGGCGGCGTTTGTGGCTGTGGCTGGTGGCCCGTGTGCGGCGACACTTGGTGTGTCGTGTGTGGCGAGTCCATAATTATCAAATGTAAGAAAATTACAGGAAATATGCCAGTGGCGGCGTTTTGTGGTTGTGGCCGGTGGCCCGTGTACGGGGACTCTAGATCAGTGGTCATTCGCATGTTAGTTACTTAGTTAGCAAGGGCAAGTTGAGGAAGTACAACcaaaaatgtatgtaatgcAGCCAACCAGGAATGGTGAGCTGGTCAATGATAgctatttaagtaggtaactatgtatatattttagcatattatatttaccaaCTACAATGTGTAAGCGCTTAGCTTCTAAAGCTGTGTAAACCAGTCATTATTGCACGCATAATGATTGGTTATACAACACCTCACCAACAATGCATTCCAAAATCCAACAATAGATAATAAGAAACAGAATGACGCATAATAATCCAATGTTGAGTTTTAgacaaaaaaatcatttattagACTTTCTACGTAGATATATAGCGCAAACCTTTTCCTCTATCCCTTTATATCCTTCTACTATCACAAACCGGCTAATTTATACAAAAACCATGAAGCTGACGCTGTGTGAATAAGCACTATTTATAACGATAACGTTATTTTCACAGAACATAAATGTTCCGTGTGTTTTTTcgatacaaaattatttttaatctgGCAATAAAAATCATGTTGGCCAACTGAACGAAAACTGACGTTTATGTCGGCCATTTTGCAGTTTTACCGATAACTGCTCCACACGTGTTCGGTAGGTTATTTagcaaaattaattataatcacaGTGTTTTACAGTAAATTTGCAGTATAATATTGTGCCTCTTTATTTTAGGTCGCCGAAATGGCAGTTACAAAGAAGCCTGTGGCTAAAAAAGCCACTCTACACTCCAAGACTGGCAAGAAGGGAGTCAAGGGAGGCAAAATCCGTGGAAAGGGTATGAAGAGGAAAATCAACCTTAAATTCACGATTGACTGCACACACCCTGCCGAGGACAGCATCCTTGACGTTGGTAACTTCGAGAAATACCTGAAGGAACGTGTCAAAGTTGAAGGCAAAACTAACAACCTCGGCAATCACGTTGTCATCGCCCGGGATAAGACGAAGGTCTCCATCAGCGCAGGTAGATAGACCACTAGCATACGTTATATTTACATGTATCTGCATCAGTGGCACAATCATTCTAACTTACTGtactgtgtatttaatattttgaggTTAGGATTCATTGCCACCAGTCGgcgataaaaatattttggttctgtaggtatttatattaacCTTACAGTACAGCCTTCATTAACGAATAAATCGTTCATATCCCTATATTCAATATAACTGTTACAAGATGAGGATTTGATGTTAATTATGTGATGTTTACATGCCTAAATGTCCTCACAGGAGTCACTTGAAGACAAagaatttcattatttcatttatcaacATATTTCTTGCATGTACACTTTTTAGATGCAGCAATTGTGTAActgttcaataaaaaatatcctcATTTCTATTTTTCAGACATTGCTTTCTCCAAGAGGTACCTGAAATACCTGACAAAGAGGTACCTGAAGAAGAACAACCTCCGTGACTGGCTCCGAGTGGTTGCTGCGGCTCACGACTCCTACGAGCTCCGCTACTTCAACATCAACGCGGACAGCGACAACGAGGACAATGAAGACTAAgctgttcataaataaaatagttttacaCTACATCTTCTTTCATTTGTATGAACTATTAGAGGACAGAATAGAATACTGCATGAAGCATCTATTATAGTCAAACCGCCATGTAAATTTCCTATTAATGTATGAGGTAGGTTTGTTCTAACTTGTAACTGTATTATAAGAATGTCCtattttattcattgatatattataaacaCGGTGGAATTTTATAATGCCACCCCCCGAGGAGAAGAATTGTAGATAGGATTAGCAAAAAACAAGTAGCTTTTGGGGAAATTATGgaaagttttttataatgcACATGCTAAGGCAGGGTAAGAACAATCTAGCTAGACATCGCTTAGGTACAGCTGCAGTGCAGTCATAAAATATGACGTCTTGAGCAAGAGGGCAACATTATTCATCAGTGTTGTGTTTTACTTTTCTGTGTATATTAAATGAATTGAAACGTTATCTTTTACTTGGCTTGTACATATGCATAAAAAAAGAGTAGCATCTATGCTTCATCTATGTAGCGCTTACGATAGTTATCTCACGGGTAGGGTAGGTAAGAATATacctgtaaatgttttttttagaaGTACCAACTCTTATTGCAGGTGTAAATAGGTCATACCACACCTGTGTAACACATCATCTGTAGCGGTAGGCAGTTTGGTGTACCTACACAAGATAAGTTAATATAAAAAGCTCCATTTCTTCCTTCtgtaataatattacctaGATCTTGTCTAGCAGTTTACATATAAATGCACCCTGCATAAAAGGTCACTAAAGAAacaagtataggtacttattacttattattttattggtgGTGAGCCAACTCTGCCAGTCAATTttaagggtcaattcagacgtaccacaaccataccacagccacaaccacgccgtgtggtcgggcgtatattttgtattgacaatgaataatccaattcacacgtgccacattttgccgttgtcatcgagcacctgtgtaatacgaccacatcgcagcggcaccgcggcaaccagttctccgtattaactgcacacgatgacgtggttaccacatcgcaatgacagcgacaacgcaaccacatcgacattttgtcgctgccacaacgcaactgcaaaaagccgctgtcacactattcacacgtaaccacagcttgaccacattatgtcgctgcgacgtggtgtggttgtggtacgtgtgaattgacgctaagAGCCTTGTTCTTGTCGGTGTAAGTAGTTGTCGCCACTGCGGTCTGTCACAAGCAAGTTCTTGGTACAACACGGCATTTGCCCTTCTACATCATAGCCTTTTCTTGATCTCCCTCTTCAAAATAGAAGGATTTTGcctttaattatatttgtgATAAATCGGTCGTCCCTTCCTtgcctttttatttattctttatacAGTTGTTAAGTGTATCTTGGAGGTGTATGTTATGTAAGTTATATGTGCTAGTAGCACAGTGTAAGTGTTAATAAcgcaaaatataattatgtttttaactAACGATTACTGTGTATGTCTCTCGCACATTTACGATATCGACATTGTAGATAAGTCATTGTAAGGACCAATAGCAACGccgtaaataaataacgtgAACTAATAGCAAATTAGTCAAATAATTTCAGTAGGtactcatttatttacaaaaaaatagaCTATTATATATgattatataagtaggtaaaattGAAACAGggaaaatatgtatgtaaactttattttttcgGTTTCGTAAATATTAgtattatatacataaataataaatttgtacTACAACTAAAACATTACAAACATTATTCGCTGATAGCATGATAACATTAAGTATTGTCCGACTGATTTGATGTAAAGAGAATGAGCGAAACAATCTACTtacaaatatgaaaaatacCTAAGAAGGCAAATTTTATTCCAATAACTTGCACCGCGCATGAAA is a window of Plutella xylostella chromosome 17, ilPluXylo3.1, whole genome shotgun sequence DNA encoding:
- the LOC105380398 gene encoding 60S ribosomal protein L22; translation: MAVTKKPVAKKATLHSKTGKKGVKGGKIRGKGMKRKINLKFTIDCTHPAEDSILDVGNFEKYLKERVKVEGKTNNLGNHVVIARDKTKVSISADIAFSKRYLKYLTKRYLKKNNLRDWLRVVAAAHDSYELRYFNINADSDNEDNED